In Arthrobacter sp. UKPF54-2, the following are encoded in one genomic region:
- a CDS encoding ABC transporter ATP-binding protein produces the protein MTSLDAGRPAAVTARGWGWRHAGRPRPAVSGLDLEIRPGERVLLLGPSGAGKSTLLYALAGVLGEGPGPSAAASADADDADETGSLLIDGVPPRAARGRAGLVQQDPETQVVLSRVGDDVAFGAENLAVPPAEIWRRVAEALDDVGLGGLPLEHPTSALSGGQKQRLALAGILAMRPGLLLLDEPTANLDPAGVLEVRDAVGRCLDKTGATLVVVEHRVAVWKDLVDRIVVLQPGSAADSAVLLDGPPDQVLEQARDLLIAAGVWVPGHVPATRARSAGTRGGGPAGSNAGQLLLAAEKLAVSRERPRRAGLRGGFRTVPPQPVQSGITAQVRAGQALTITGPNGSGKSTFALTLAGLLAPVAGAVSATTGLSAGAGIDPYKWKAQQLIARIGTVFQEPEHQFVTGRVLDELMFGPRHLGRGEERVDELLERLRLRDLVDANPYTLSGGEKRRLSVATVLAAHPQVLVLDEPTFGQDANTWAELASFLSELLDAGTAVVSVTHDAEFSQVLGGAELALGAPQPGLPGRAAPGVAAP, from the coding sequence ATGACATCCCTCGACGCCGGCCGCCCAGCCGCGGTCACCGCCCGCGGCTGGGGCTGGCGGCACGCCGGCCGGCCCCGGCCCGCCGTCAGCGGACTGGACCTGGAGATCCGCCCGGGAGAGCGTGTGCTGCTGCTGGGCCCCTCCGGCGCCGGCAAGTCCACGCTGCTGTACGCCCTGGCCGGGGTGCTGGGGGAGGGGCCCGGCCCGTCCGCAGCCGCTTCCGCCGACGCGGACGACGCCGACGAGACCGGCAGCCTGCTGATCGACGGTGTCCCGCCCCGGGCCGCGCGCGGACGGGCCGGCCTGGTGCAGCAGGACCCGGAAACCCAGGTGGTGCTCTCCCGGGTCGGCGACGACGTCGCCTTCGGGGCCGAGAACCTTGCCGTTCCCCCGGCGGAGATCTGGCGGCGGGTGGCGGAAGCGCTCGACGACGTCGGGCTCGGCGGGCTTCCGTTGGAGCACCCGACGTCGGCGCTCTCCGGCGGCCAGAAACAGCGGCTGGCGCTCGCCGGCATCCTCGCGATGAGGCCCGGGCTGCTGCTGCTGGACGAACCCACCGCCAACCTCGACCCCGCCGGTGTCCTGGAGGTCCGCGACGCCGTGGGGCGCTGCCTGGACAAGACCGGGGCCACGCTGGTGGTGGTGGAACACCGCGTCGCCGTCTGGAAAGACCTCGTGGACCGCATCGTTGTGCTGCAGCCGGGGTCCGCCGCGGACTCCGCCGTGCTCTTGGACGGGCCGCCCGACCAGGTCCTGGAGCAGGCGCGGGACCTGCTCATCGCCGCCGGCGTCTGGGTGCCCGGCCACGTCCCGGCCACGCGGGCGCGCAGCGCGGGCACCCGCGGTGGCGGCCCGGCGGGCTCAAATGCCGGGCAGCTGCTGCTCGCCGCCGAGAAACTGGCCGTCTCCCGCGAACGGCCCCGCCGCGCCGGCCTGCGCGGGGGCTTCCGGACCGTCCCGCCGCAACCGGTGCAGTCCGGGATCACGGCCCAGGTCCGGGCCGGGCAGGCCCTGACCATCACCGGCCCCAACGGCTCAGGCAAATCGACGTTCGCCCTGACCCTGGCCGGGCTGCTGGCGCCGGTTGCGGGGGCCGTCTCCGCCACCACCGGGCTGAGCGCCGGCGCCGGCATTGATCCGTACAAGTGGAAGGCCCAGCAACTGATCGCCAGGATCGGCACGGTGTTCCAGGAACCCGAGCACCAGTTCGTCACCGGCCGGGTGCTGGACGAACTGATGTTCGGCCCCCGCCATCTGGGCCGCGGCGAAGAGCGGGTGGACGAACTGCTGGAGCGCCTGCGGCTGCGCGACCTCGTGGACGCCAACCCCTACACGCTCTCCGGTGGCGAAAAACGTCGGCTCTCGGTGGCCACCGTGCTCGCCGCGCACCCGCAGGTGCTGGTGCTGGACGAACCCACCTTCGGCCAGGACGCCAACACGTGGGCCGAGCTGGCCTCCTTTCTTTCCGAGCTGCTCGACGCCGGCACGGCCGTGGTCTCCGTGACCCACGACGCCGAATTCAGCCAGGTCCTTGGCGGCGCCGAACTCGCCCTCGGCGCCCCGCAGCCCGGACTGCCCGGCCGGGCGGCCCCGGGGGTGGCTGCGCCGTGA
- a CDS encoding energy-coupling factor transporter transmembrane protein EcfT, with amino-acid sequence MRDTLTLRGNQALLTRANPLAKFSGVLLITVALALSIDWVSASLALAFELLLFPLAGLTLALLWQRGWPLILAAAVGGWSTAILAADHGRTLLDVGVWSISEGSLQLGIGFLLRGLAIALPAVLLMSCTDPTDLADALAQQAKLPHRFVLGTLAALRLVGLMAEEWQTIGMARRARGVGSHGNPVQRLKATLGQSFGLLVQAVRRASRLAVTMEARGFGGAQRTWARKATFSRLDVWVLLGGVLIAAAAVATAIAAGTWNMVFLGQQ; translated from the coding sequence GTGAGGGACACCCTGACCCTGCGCGGCAACCAGGCCCTGCTCACCCGCGCCAACCCGCTGGCCAAGTTCTCCGGCGTCCTGCTCATCACCGTGGCGCTGGCGCTGTCCATCGACTGGGTCTCCGCGTCCCTGGCGCTCGCCTTCGAGCTCCTGCTGTTCCCGCTCGCCGGGCTGACGCTGGCCCTGCTCTGGCAGCGCGGCTGGCCGCTGATCCTCGCCGCGGCCGTGGGCGGCTGGAGCACCGCGATCCTGGCGGCAGACCACGGGCGGACACTGCTCGACGTCGGCGTCTGGTCCATCAGCGAGGGTTCACTGCAGCTCGGGATCGGGTTCCTGCTGCGCGGCCTCGCGATCGCCCTGCCCGCCGTCCTGCTGATGAGCTGCACGGACCCGACAGATTTGGCCGACGCCCTGGCGCAGCAGGCGAAACTGCCGCACCGCTTTGTCTTGGGCACCCTGGCCGCGCTGCGGCTGGTGGGGCTGATGGCCGAGGAATGGCAGACCATCGGCATGGCCCGCCGCGCCCGCGGGGTGGGCTCGCACGGAAACCCCGTGCAGCGGCTGAAGGCCACGCTGGGGCAGAGCTTCGGGCTGCTGGTCCAAGCGGTCCGCCGCGCCTCCCGGCTCGCGGTGACCATGGAAGCGCGGGGTTTCGGCGGCGCACAGCGGACCTGGGCGCGGAAGGCGACGTTCAGCCGGCTGGACGTCTGGGTGCTGCTCGGGGGCGTGCTGATCGCCGCCGCCGCGGTGGCCACGGCGATCGCGGCCGGCACCTGGAACATGGTGTTCCTGGGTCAGCAGTAG
- a CDS encoding UDP-N-acetylglucosamine 1-carboxyvinyltransferase, translated as MTQQTAEYVGAVLRDARGEKGWTQGQLAAELGTSQSAIARMEQGKQNLSLKMIQRLESIFGRTIVKVGRPAMTHLRVEGGRTLSGAVDVNSSKNAGVALLCASLINRGTTVLRRLARIEEVNRIVEVLTSIGVECTWLNANDLQIRRPAVLDLDSMDVEAARRTRSVIMLLGPLLDESTEYRLPYAGGCDLGTRTVEPHMQALRQFGLSVDAKSGFYSVQAPPSDGHDRSFVLSERGDTVTENAIMAAAHRRGTTIIRNASPNYMVQDLCFYLQMLGVEIDGVGTTTLKIVGRPSIEADIEYFPSEDPIEAMSLITAGIVTNSEVTIRRVPIEFMEIELATLEQMGQRLEVSAEYVARNGRTRLVDVTTQPSELRAPEDKIHPMPFPGLNIDNLPFFAVIAANAHGQTMIHDWVYENRAIYLTELNKLGAQVQLLDPHRIYVNGPTKWRAAEVGCPPALRPAACLLLAMLAARGVSELRNIYVIERGYEDLAERLNTIGAKIEYFQD; from the coding sequence ATGACTCAACAGACTGCAGAATACGTTGGCGCCGTGCTCCGGGATGCCCGCGGCGAGAAAGGCTGGACCCAGGGACAGCTCGCCGCCGAGCTGGGAACCAGCCAGAGCGCCATCGCCCGGATGGAGCAGGGCAAGCAGAACCTGAGCCTGAAAATGATCCAGCGGCTCGAATCGATCTTCGGCCGCACCATCGTCAAGGTGGGCCGGCCCGCCATGACGCACCTCCGGGTGGAGGGCGGCCGCACGCTCTCCGGTGCCGTGGACGTGAACAGCAGCAAAAACGCCGGCGTCGCGCTGCTCTGCGCCAGCCTGATCAACCGCGGCACCACGGTGCTGCGCCGGCTGGCCCGGATCGAGGAGGTCAACCGGATCGTCGAGGTCCTGACCAGCATCGGCGTCGAATGCACCTGGCTCAACGCCAACGACCTGCAGATCCGCCGCCCGGCCGTGCTGGACCTGGACTCGATGGACGTCGAGGCGGCCCGCCGCACCCGGAGCGTCATCATGCTCCTGGGCCCGCTGCTCGATGAGTCCACCGAATACCGGCTGCCCTACGCCGGCGGCTGCGACCTCGGCACCCGTACCGTGGAGCCGCACATGCAGGCCCTGCGCCAGTTCGGCCTCAGCGTGGACGCGAAATCGGGCTTCTACAGCGTGCAGGCGCCGCCCTCGGACGGCCACGACCGCTCCTTCGTGCTGAGCGAACGCGGCGACACCGTCACCGAGAACGCCATCATGGCCGCCGCCCACCGCCGCGGCACCACGATCATCCGCAACGCCAGCCCGAACTACATGGTCCAGGACCTCTGCTTCTACCTGCAGATGCTGGGCGTGGAGATCGACGGCGTGGGCACCACCACGCTGAAGATCGTCGGCCGCCCGTCGATCGAGGCCGACATCGAGTACTTCCCGTCGGAGGACCCGATCGAGGCGATGAGCCTGATCACCGCCGGCATCGTGACCAACTCCGAGGTCACCATCCGCCGGGTCCCGATCGAGTTCATGGAGATCGAACTCGCGACGCTCGAGCAGATGGGCCAGCGGCTGGAGGTGTCCGCCGAATACGTCGCCCGGAACGGCCGCACCCGGCTGGTGGACGTCACCACCCAGCCCTCGGAGCTGCGGGCGCCGGAGGACAAGATCCACCCGATGCCCTTCCCCGGGCTGAACATCGACAACCTGCCGTTCTTCGCCGTGATCGCCGCCAACGCCCACGGCCAGACCATGATCCACGACTGGGTCTACGAGAACCGGGCCATCTACCTGACCGAGCTGAACAAGCTCGGCGCCCAGGTCCAGCTCCTGGATCCGCACCGGATCTACGTCAACGGGCCCACCAAGTGGCGGGCCGCCGAGGTAGGCTGCCCGCCGGCCCTCCGCCCGGCGGCCTGCCTGCTGCTGGCCATGCTGGCGGCCCGCGGCGTGTCCGAGCTGCGCAACATCTACGTGATCGAGCGCGGCTATGAGGACCTGGCCGAACGGCTCAACACGATCGGCGCCAAGATCGAGTACTTCCAGGACTGA
- a CDS encoding glutamate--cysteine ligase codes for MRTFGVEEELLIVDPATGVPLALADALLGGLKPAAAGAAAAAATEPAHDDSGYSFELKLEQIETQTLPCLEYGALLRQIRQARAFTDRAARAHGARVAALATSPLASVTHTTPNPRYATMQKRFGLTVQEQLTCGFHVHTFVESPEEAVAVLDRIRDKLAVLIALSANSPYWNGTETGFESYRTQAWNRWPGSGPTMIFGSLPVYRRVVNRLVDTGVLMDEGMVYFDSRLCRHHPTVEVRVADVCLRAEDAALIAVLVRALVETAAREWDDGVDPAPVPTLLLRMAAWQASNCGLRGQLLDFGTFTPAPAAEVVHALVDFLAPVLAEQGELDLARRGVNRILADGTGSEQQRQALSAPGRETPADDAGLAAVVAHAVRVSTRGAETEEMEGAAEPAPTLSRVRRS; via the coding sequence ATGCGCACCTTTGGCGTTGAGGAGGAACTGCTGATCGTGGATCCCGCCACCGGGGTCCCGTTGGCGCTGGCCGACGCGCTGCTGGGCGGTCTGAAGCCGGCCGCCGCCGGGGCGGCGGCGGCCGCGGCCACGGAGCCCGCCCACGACGATTCGGGGTACAGCTTCGAGCTCAAGCTGGAGCAGATCGAAACCCAGACGCTGCCCTGCCTGGAGTACGGCGCCCTGCTCCGGCAGATCCGGCAGGCCCGGGCTTTCACCGACCGGGCCGCCCGGGCGCACGGCGCCCGGGTGGCGGCCCTGGCCACGTCGCCGCTGGCCTCCGTTACGCACACCACGCCCAACCCGCGCTACGCCACTATGCAGAAGCGTTTCGGCCTCACCGTGCAGGAGCAGCTGACCTGCGGGTTCCACGTCCACACGTTTGTGGAGTCCCCGGAGGAGGCGGTGGCGGTGCTGGACCGGATCCGGGACAAGCTCGCCGTGCTGATCGCACTCAGCGCCAACTCGCCCTACTGGAACGGCACGGAGACCGGGTTCGAAAGCTACCGGACGCAGGCGTGGAACCGCTGGCCGGGGTCCGGGCCCACCATGATCTTCGGCAGCCTGCCGGTTTACCGCCGGGTGGTGAATCGGCTGGTGGACACCGGCGTGCTGATGGACGAGGGGATGGTCTACTTCGATTCGCGGCTGTGCCGGCACCACCCCACCGTGGAGGTCCGGGTCGCCGACGTCTGCCTGCGGGCCGAGGATGCGGCGCTGATCGCCGTCCTGGTGCGGGCGCTGGTCGAGACGGCGGCCCGGGAATGGGACGACGGCGTCGACCCCGCCCCGGTGCCGACGCTGCTGCTGCGGATGGCCGCCTGGCAGGCCAGCAACTGCGGGCTGCGCGGGCAGCTGCTGGACTTCGGAACCTTCACCCCCGCCCCGGCCGCCGAGGTGGTGCATGCCCTGGTGGACTTCCTGGCCCCCGTGCTGGCGGAGCAGGGCGAACTGGACCTGGCGCGCCGCGGTGTCAACCGGATCCTGGCGGACGGCACGGGGTCGGAGCAACAGCGGCAGGCGCTCAGCGCCCCGGGCCGGGAGACCCCCGCCGACGACGCCGGGCTGGCCGCCGTCGTCGCCCACGCGGTGCGGGTCTCCACACGCGGCGCGGAGACTGAGGAGATGGAGGGCGCGGCGGAACCGGCCCCCACACTGTCCCGGGTCCGCCGGAGCTAA
- a CDS encoding O-succinylhomoserine sulfhydrylase, with amino-acid sequence MGFNPDAQGWSPDTQAVRGGLDRTGFQETTEPIFLNSGFVYESAAAAERAFTGEDERFVYSRYGNPSVATFQERLRLLEGTEACFATASGMSAVFTALGALLAAGDRVVAARSLFGSCFVILNEILPRWGVETVFVDGPDLEQWRAALSEPTTAVFFESPSNPMQEIVDIAAVSGLAHAAGATVVVDNVFATPLLQRCGDLGADVIVYSGTKHIDGQGRVLGGAILGTKEFIEGPVKQLMRHTGPALSAFNAWVLTKGLETMGLRVNHSSASALRLAGWLEEQPAVSWVKYPLLPSHPQHELAARQMKAGGTVLTFELSPSPGRSAKEAAFALLDALRIIDISNNLGDSKSLITHPATTTHRAMGPEGRAAIGLSDGVVRLSVGLEDVEDLILDLGHALKQV; translated from the coding sequence GTGGGCTTCAATCCCGACGCCCAGGGCTGGAGCCCGGATACCCAGGCCGTCCGCGGCGGGCTGGACCGCACCGGTTTCCAGGAGACCACCGAGCCGATCTTCCTGAACTCCGGCTTCGTCTACGAATCCGCGGCAGCGGCGGAGCGTGCCTTCACCGGCGAGGACGAGCGCTTTGTCTACTCCCGCTACGGCAACCCCTCGGTGGCCACGTTCCAGGAGCGGCTCCGGCTGCTCGAGGGCACCGAGGCATGCTTCGCGACCGCCTCGGGCATGTCCGCGGTGTTCACCGCGCTCGGGGCGCTGCTGGCCGCCGGCGACCGGGTGGTCGCGGCCCGCTCGCTGTTCGGCTCCTGTTTTGTGATCCTCAACGAGATCCTTCCCCGCTGGGGTGTGGAGACCGTCTTTGTCGACGGCCCGGACCTGGAGCAGTGGCGCGCCGCGCTCTCGGAGCCGACGACGGCGGTCTTCTTCGAATCCCCCTCGAACCCGATGCAGGAAATCGTGGACATCGCCGCGGTGAGCGGGCTGGCCCACGCCGCCGGCGCGACGGTCGTCGTCGACAATGTTTTTGCCACCCCGCTGCTGCAGCGCTGCGGCGACCTCGGCGCGGACGTGATCGTCTACTCCGGCACCAAACACATCGACGGCCAGGGCCGGGTGCTCGGCGGCGCGATCCTGGGCACCAAAGAGTTCATCGAGGGCCCGGTCAAGCAGCTGATGCGCCACACCGGACCGGCACTCTCCGCCTTCAACGCCTGGGTACTCACCAAGGGCCTGGAGACCATGGGCCTTCGGGTGAACCACTCCTCCGCCTCCGCGCTGCGGCTGGCCGGCTGGCTTGAGGAGCAGCCCGCGGTCAGCTGGGTCAAGTACCCGCTGCTGCCCTCCCACCCGCAGCACGAACTCGCCGCCCGGCAGATGAAGGCCGGCGGCACCGTGCTGACCTTCGAGCTGTCCCCCTCCCCGGGGCGTTCGGCGAAAGAGGCCGCCTTCGCGCTGCTGGACGCGCTGAGGATCATCGACATCTCCAACAACCTGGGCGACTCCAAGTCGCTGATCACCCATCCGGCCACCACGACGCACCGTGCCATGGGCCCGGAGGGCCGCGCGGCGATCGGGCTGAGCGACGGCGTGGTGCGGTTGTCGGTGGGCCTGGAAGACGTGGAGGACCTGATCCTGGACCTCGGGCACGCACTCAAGCAGGTTTAG
- a CDS encoding rhodanese-like domain-containing protein, with protein MSYAGDLTPQEAWERLAAGAVLVDVRTEGEWAHIGVPDTAGGRREPLFIQWTLAGGYPNRQFLDQLRAQLPDHDGADLIFLCRSGARSVAAATAATAAGFTAYNVLEGFEGEPDASGARTVNGWKNRGLPTNPGKH; from the coding sequence GTGAGCTACGCCGGAGACTTGACCCCGCAGGAGGCCTGGGAACGGCTTGCGGCCGGCGCTGTCCTGGTGGACGTCCGGACCGAGGGCGAGTGGGCGCACATTGGCGTCCCCGACACCGCGGGCGGACGCCGGGAGCCGCTGTTCATCCAGTGGACGTTGGCCGGTGGGTACCCCAACCGGCAGTTCCTGGACCAGCTGCGGGCGCAACTACCGGACCACGACGGCGCCGACCTCATCTTCCTGTGCCGCTCCGGCGCGCGTTCCGTGGCGGCAGCCACCGCCGCCACGGCCGCCGGCTTCACCGCCTACAACGTCCTGGAGGGCTTCGAGGGCGAACCGGACGCCTCCGGCGCCCGCACCGTGAATGGCTGGAAGAACCGCGGCCTCCCCACCAACCCCGGAAAGCACTAA
- a CDS encoding DUF1737 domain-containing protein, producing the protein MPDTATASSPAGAEEKLAYRLFTGPDDRAFCERVSAALAEGYVLHGSPSATFNGSTVIVAQAVVLPAAIASADAAVANAVDELDAVEFEGEGHA; encoded by the coding sequence GTGCCTGATACAGCAACCGCATCGTCCCCCGCCGGCGCCGAGGAGAAGCTGGCTTACCGCCTGTTCACGGGCCCCGACGACCGCGCCTTTTGCGAGCGCGTGTCCGCCGCGCTGGCCGAAGGCTACGTCCTGCATGGCAGCCCCTCCGCCACCTTCAACGGCAGCACCGTCATTGTGGCGCAGGCCGTGGTGCTGCCCGCCGCGATCGCCAGCGCCGACGCGGCCGTCGCGAACGCCGTGGACGAACTCGACGCCGTCGAGTTCGAGGGCGAAGGCCACGCGTGA
- a CDS encoding aminodeoxychorismate lyase yields MTASASVPAPATVLVFLDPAHENGRIADSSRPQLMATDQGATRGDGVFESLLAVGGTPRKLQAHLSRLAGSARALELEIPAEDAWRRAIGTAISEFRSRSGGDADGTDELVVKLLATRGVEGAATPTCWVQASPPPAAGRQQRESGIDVLLLDRGYDSEVGERAPWLLLGAKTLSYAVNMAALRYAHHQGADDVIFTSADGRVLEGPTSTVLLAHLETSDDGAGGVRTVRRLITPQLDSGILPGTSQGALFTAAKAAGWELGYGPLVPADLYDADAVWLISSIRLLAPVNHIDGKEIGTPELRRQLTAELNALYATIE; encoded by the coding sequence ATGACTGCCTCCGCCTCTGTTCCCGCCCCCGCCACGGTGCTGGTGTTCCTCGATCCCGCGCACGAGAACGGCCGGATCGCCGACTCGTCCCGGCCGCAACTGATGGCCACGGACCAAGGGGCCACCCGCGGCGACGGCGTCTTCGAGTCGCTGCTGGCGGTGGGCGGTACGCCGCGGAAGCTGCAGGCCCACCTGAGCCGGCTGGCCGGCTCCGCCCGGGCACTGGAGCTGGAAATCCCGGCCGAGGACGCCTGGCGCCGCGCGATCGGGACCGCGATCAGCGAGTTCCGCAGCCGGTCCGGCGGCGACGCCGACGGGACAGACGAACTGGTGGTGAAACTCCTCGCCACCCGCGGCGTCGAAGGCGCCGCCACCCCCACCTGCTGGGTCCAGGCCTCCCCGCCCCCGGCCGCCGGGCGCCAGCAGCGCGAGAGCGGCATCGACGTCCTCCTGCTCGACCGCGGCTATGACAGCGAGGTCGGCGAACGCGCGCCGTGGCTGCTGCTGGGCGCCAAGACCCTGTCCTACGCCGTGAACATGGCGGCGCTCCGCTACGCCCACCACCAGGGCGCGGACGACGTCATCTTCACCTCCGCCGACGGCAGGGTGCTGGAGGGCCCGACGTCGACCGTCCTGCTGGCGCACCTGGAGACTTCCGACGACGGCGCGGGCGGGGTCCGCACCGTGCGCCGGCTGATCACCCCGCAGCTGGACAGCGGCATCCTTCCCGGCACCTCGCAGGGCGCCCTGTTCACCGCGGCCAAGGCCGCCGGCTGGGAACTGGGCTACGGCCCGCTGGTACCCGCCGACCTCTACGACGCCGACGCCGTGTGGCTCATCTCCAGCATCCGGCTCCTTGCGCCGGTAAACCACATCGACGGCAAGGAAATCGGAACACCCGAACTGCGCCGGCAGCTGACGGCCGAGCTGAACGCGCTGTACGCCACGATCGAGTAA
- the cls gene encoding cardiolipin synthase, whose product MLWPFPLTGILPSWVILILTVIDLVIRVLALGIIPGNRRPTTAMAWLLGIFFVPALGLVLFLLFGNFRLSRRRRAQQEAVNTRVRAGTSALAAAESNYDGPEWVASAAELNKTLGSLPMVDGNSVELLPGYPDSIKAMAAAVREAKSFVNAEFYIMSSDHVTDDLLTALEDAAERGVEVRILFDHLGTLRIKGYRKLIARLEASKIRWRPMLPLRPVHGQWRRPDLRNHRKIMVIDGEVAFTGSQNLIEPSYNNPKHRKVGREWVELMTCMRGQIVTTLNVVFATDWLSETDESLEHQLAHQPESAPGHVTAQVVPSGPGFITENNLRLFNTLIYSAQHKLSICSPYFVPDDSLLYAVTTAAQRGVDVELFVSEKGDQFLVHHAQQSYYEALLEAGVRIYLYKAPFVLHAKHFTVDDEVAVLGSSNMDMRSFSLNLEVSVMLLGEDIVQRIRAVEDTYRGISRELKLEEWVKRPMGVKYVDNVARLTATLQ is encoded by the coding sequence GTGCTGTGGCCGTTTCCGCTGACCGGGATATTGCCGTCCTGGGTGATTCTGATCCTGACGGTGATTGATCTCGTCATCCGTGTGCTGGCGTTGGGCATCATTCCCGGCAACCGCCGGCCCACCACCGCGATGGCCTGGCTGCTGGGCATCTTCTTTGTGCCGGCCCTTGGCCTGGTGCTGTTCCTGCTGTTCGGCAACTTCCGGCTCTCCCGCCGCCGCCGCGCGCAGCAGGAGGCGGTGAACACGCGGGTGCGGGCCGGGACCTCGGCCTTGGCCGCCGCTGAAAGCAACTATGACGGGCCCGAGTGGGTGGCGTCCGCCGCGGAACTGAACAAGACCCTCGGCTCGCTGCCGATGGTGGACGGCAACAGCGTGGAGCTGCTGCCCGGCTACCCGGATTCCATCAAGGCAATGGCCGCGGCGGTCCGGGAGGCCAAATCGTTCGTCAACGCCGAGTTCTACATCATGAGCTCGGACCACGTCACCGACGATCTGCTGACGGCCCTGGAGGACGCCGCCGAGCGCGGCGTCGAGGTCCGGATCCTGTTCGACCACCTTGGCACGTTGCGCATCAAGGGGTACCGCAAGCTGATTGCACGGCTCGAGGCGAGCAAAATCCGCTGGCGGCCCATGCTGCCGCTGCGGCCGGTGCACGGCCAGTGGCGCCGGCCCGATCTGCGCAACCACCGCAAAATCATGGTGATCGACGGCGAGGTGGCCTTCACCGGATCGCAGAACCTGATCGAACCGTCCTACAACAACCCGAAGCACCGCAAGGTGGGCCGCGAGTGGGTCGAGCTGATGACCTGCATGCGCGGCCAGATCGTCACCACCCTCAACGTGGTGTTCGCCACCGACTGGCTCAGTGAGACGGATGAGTCGCTGGAACACCAGCTGGCCCACCAGCCCGAATCCGCCCCGGGCCATGTCACCGCCCAGGTGGTGCCCAGCGGCCCGGGGTTCATCACCGAGAACAACCTGCGGCTGTTCAACACGCTGATCTACTCGGCGCAGCACAAGCTCTCGATCTGCAGCCCGTACTTTGTCCCGGACGACTCGCTGCTCTACGCGGTGACGACGGCAGCCCAGCGCGGGGTCGACGTCGAACTGTTCGTTTCGGAGAAGGGTGACCAGTTCCTGGTCCACCACGCCCAGCAGTCCTACTATGAGGCGCTGCTGGAGGCCGGGGTGCGGATCTACCTCTACAAGGCGCCTTTTGTGCTGCACGCCAAGCACTTCACGGTGGACGACGAGGTGGCCGTGCTGGGCTCGAGCAACATGGACATGCGCTCGTTCTCGCTCAACCTTGAGGTCTCCGTGATGCTGCTCGGCGAGGACATCGTGCAGCGGATCCGCGCCGTGGAGGACACCTACCGGGGCATTTCGCGCGAGCTCAAGCTCGAGGAATGGGTCAAGCGGCCAATGGGCGTCAAGTACGTGGACAATGTCGCCCGGCTCACGGCCACCCTGCAGTAA